In one Bradyrhizobium sp. 4 genomic region, the following are encoded:
- a CDS encoding ChrR family anti-sigma-E factor, producing MTISHHPPEDLLADYAAGRLEEAHQLVVGVHVAGCARCGRFVQAIEQLGGLALEDVEPVPVASDAFEQVMSRIHDAPEERAARTSEAARGSEQDIPAALRNYRIGKRRRIAPGLSMRPIELSGSGTARAFLLRSAPGTRMLEHTHTGTELTLVLEGSFSHQGGRFGPGDFDYGDDEIDHRPLVGDEGPCVCLVAMTGDLRMNGLLGRLIGPFVRL from the coding sequence ATGACGATCAGCCATCATCCACCGGAAGATCTTCTGGCCGACTATGCGGCCGGCAGGTTGGAAGAAGCCCATCAATTGGTGGTGGGGGTGCACGTTGCGGGTTGCGCTCGGTGCGGCCGGTTCGTGCAGGCCATCGAGCAACTTGGCGGCTTGGCTCTTGAAGATGTCGAGCCGGTGCCGGTCGCATCGGATGCGTTCGAGCAGGTGATGTCGCGCATTCACGACGCTCCTGAAGAGCGAGCGGCGCGGACTTCCGAGGCCGCTCGCGGCAGCGAGCAGGATATTCCGGCGGCGCTGCGAAACTACCGCATCGGCAAGCGCAGGCGCATCGCTCCGGGTCTGAGCATGCGACCGATCGAGTTGTCCGGATCGGGCACGGCGCGGGCATTTCTGCTTCGCTCCGCGCCGGGGACGCGCATGCTCGAACACACGCACACCGGAACCGAATTGACCCTCGTGCTCGAGGGCAGCTTCAGCCACCAGGGCGGCCGGTTTGGTCCGGGTGATTTCGACTATGGCGACGACGAGATCGACCATCGACCTTTGGTGGGCGACGAGGGCCCATGTGTTTGCCTTGTCGCAATGACGGGCGACCTGCGCATGAACGGCCTGCTTGGCAGGCTGATCGGGCCATTCGTGCGGCTTTGA
- a CDS encoding TspO/MBR family protein encodes MDGTHDGALRHDGDRKRGRWYRCAAFLFLVPAAGVLIGVLNRPGAWYAALNKPSFNPPDAVFAPVWTALFLMIAVAGFRTFEAEPRGTTMRIWGLQMILNFAWSPIFFSLHRMDVALGVIVALFAVILAFVWRQWANDRLAAALFIPYAGWVGFATLLNISLLRLN; translated from the coding sequence ATGGACGGGACGCACGACGGGGCGCTGCGGCACGATGGCGACCGTAAGCGCGGCAGATGGTACCGATGCGCCGCTTTCCTGTTTCTGGTTCCTGCTGCGGGGGTTCTGATCGGGGTCCTGAACCGTCCGGGAGCGTGGTACGCCGCGCTCAACAAGCCATCTTTCAATCCGCCGGATGCGGTGTTCGCACCGGTCTGGACGGCCCTGTTCCTGATGATCGCCGTGGCGGGATTCCGCACCTTCGAGGCGGAGCCGCGCGGAACGACGATGAGAATATGGGGCCTGCAGATGATCTTGAATTTTGCATGGTCTCCCATTTTCTTTTCGCTTCATCGCATGGACGTGGCGCTCGGCGTCATTGTTGCGCTGTTTGCTGTGATCCTTGCCTTTGTCTGGCGTCAATGGGCGAACGATCGGCTGGCAGCGGCGCTTTTCATTCCCTACGCCGGCTGGGTGGGTTTTGCGACCTTGCTGAACATCTCGCTGCTCCGCCTCAATTAG
- a CDS encoding DUF2177 family protein: protein MSLLFTYLSVAATFVALDMIWLKTMVERLYRPVLGDMLRSQPDLAAAAVFYLAYPVGLIWFAVLPAQQDGGALRALMSGVMLGCFTYATYDLTNQATLRNWSTALTLADVGWGSVLAGVSAWTGFLVAQRMAH from the coding sequence ATGAGCCTGCTTTTTACATATCTGTCGGTGGCTGCGACCTTTGTTGCGCTCGACATGATCTGGCTCAAGACCATGGTTGAGAGACTTTACCGGCCGGTGCTGGGCGACATGTTGCGCTCGCAGCCCGACCTCGCCGCCGCCGCAGTGTTTTATCTGGCCTATCCCGTCGGCCTGATCTGGTTCGCGGTGCTGCCGGCTCAGCAGGATGGCGGCGCACTGCGTGCCCTCATGTCCGGCGTGATGCTGGGCTGCTTCACCTATGCGACCTACGATCTGACCAACCAGGCAACGCTGAGGAATTGGTCGACGGCGCTCACTCTCGCGGACGTGGGCTGGGGATCGGTCCTCGCCGGTGTCAGCGCCTGGACCGGATTTCTCGTCGCTCAACGGATGGCGCATTGA
- a CDS encoding sigma-70 family RNA polymerase sigma factor, producing the protein MAGLSLTQAQSETLPELLACVSAGDAQAFAALHMLTRSRLRRTALAVGTPPHDIEDILQEAYLKIWRNAGRFDGDRASAMTWMSAIARNTAIDHLRVRRLPTHELDEALLVPTSADQPAIDDFDYARAEPIARSVLARLPEDRRRLVALAYLEGESRASLSRRFGVPVGTIKTWLHRTLLAVRKDCLAASAAA; encoded by the coding sequence ATGGCCGGCTTAAGCCTGACGCAGGCGCAGAGCGAAACATTGCCCGAATTGTTGGCATGCGTTTCGGCGGGCGACGCACAAGCCTTCGCAGCGCTGCACATGCTGACGCGGAGCAGGCTGCGCAGGACTGCGCTCGCCGTCGGAACTCCGCCCCACGACATTGAGGACATTCTTCAGGAAGCCTATCTGAAGATCTGGCGCAACGCGGGTCGGTTCGACGGCGACCGTGCTTCGGCGATGACCTGGATGTCCGCCATCGCGCGGAATACCGCCATCGACCATCTGCGGGTCAGAAGACTGCCGACTCACGAGCTGGACGAGGCGCTGCTGGTTCCGACAAGTGCTGATCAGCCGGCGATCGACGATTTCGACTACGCCCGCGCCGAACCGATCGCACGCAGCGTGCTGGCTCGTTTGCCGGAAGACCGCCGCAGGCTGGTGGCGCTGGCCTATCTCGAGGGTGAGAGCCGTGCGAGCTTGTCGCGGCGCTTCGGTGTGCCGGTCGGCACCATCAAGACCTGGTTGCACCGAACCCTTCTGGCGGTACGCAAGGACTGCCTTGCCGCATCGGCTGCAGCCTGA